From the genome of Malus domestica chromosome 04, GDT2T_hap1, one region includes:
- the LOC103423418 gene encoding uncharacterized protein: MSIRELRSSSVSVNLFTFCVFLSCFPGFILSAIVTLDSIVIYNTHELIKAVKPKVYFECKEENKTNLPDVKEKNVRYNFNGQESWQPLTEFSGKKCKRCGLYEADTLKSDDKFDEWELCPSDFNASDGKYVRFKNKEFNVTFWCPKCVPDTPASISTTALGKEEKEKGMHVVLILLIIVAVLAVCIVVGFAAYKYWQKKKREQDQARFLKLFEDGDGIEDEMGLDHII; this comes from the exons ATGTCGATAAGGGAGCTGCGGAGCTCTAGTGTTTCCGTCAATTTGTTCACCTTCTGCGTTTTCCTCAGCTGCTTTCCAG GATTTATATTATCGGCGATCGTGACGCTGGATTCGATCGTGATATACAACACGCATGAATTGATAAAGGCGGTGAAACCGAAGGTGTATTTCGAATGCAAGGAGGAGAACAAGACGAATCTTCCAGATGTGAAGGAGAAGAACGTCAGGTATAATTTCAACGGCCAAGAGTCTTGGCAG CCTCTGACAGAGTTTTCGGGTAAGAAGTGCAAGCGATGTGGATTGTATGAGGCGGATACCCTTAAATCGGATGACAAATTCGATGAGTGGGAATTGTGTCCTTCTGACTTCAATGCTTCTGATGGGAAATATGTGCGGTTCAAGAACAAGGAATTCAACGTTACGTTTTGGTGCCCAAAGTGTGTACCTGATACACCTG CTTCCATTTCCACCACTGCGCTgggcaaagaagaaaaagagaagggaATGCATGTTGTTCTAATACTTTTAATCATTGTAGCCGTTTTAGCAGTGTGTATTGTCGTTGGCTTTGCTGCATACAAGTACTggcaaaagaagaagagagagcaaGATCAGGCTCGGTTCCTAAAACTGTTTGAAGACGGGGATGgtattgaagatgaaatggggCTTGACCATATAATCTGA